A genomic segment from Aegilops tauschii subsp. strangulata cultivar AL8/78 chromosome 1, Aet v6.0, whole genome shotgun sequence encodes:
- the LOC109748476 gene encoding rac-like GTP-binding protein 5: MSASRFIKCVTVGDGAVGKTCLLISYTSNTFPTDYVPTVFDNFSANVVVDGSTVNLGLWDTAGQEDYNRLRPLSYRGADVFLLAFSLISKASYENVTKKWIPELRHYAPGVPIILVGTKLDLRDDQQFFVDHPGAVPISTAQGEELKKVIGATAYIECSSKTQQNIKAVFDAAIKVVLQPPKQKRKKRKSQKGCSIL; this comes from the exons ATGAGCGCTTCTCGGTTCATCAAGTGCGTGACGGTGGGGGACGGTGCCGTCGGCAAGACTTGCCTCCTCATCTCCTACACATCCAACACCTTCCCCACC GACTATGTCCCAACAGTCTTCGACAACTTCAGCGCTAACGTTGTGGTTGACGGGAGCACCGTCAACCTCGGATTATGGGATACTGCAG GACAAGAGGACTATAATAGACTACGCCCACTGAGCTACCGAGGTGCCGATGTCTTCCTGCTCGCCTTTTCTCTTATCAGCAAAGCAAGCTACGAGAATGTCACTAAGAAG TGGATCCCTGAGCTACGGCACTATGCTCCTGGTGTGCCCATAATTCTTGTCGGGACAAAGCTTG ATCTGCGGGATGACCAGCAGTTTTTCGTGGATCACCCTGGGGCTGTTCCTATTTCCACCGCTCAG GGTGAAGAGCTGAAGAAGGTAATTGGCGCGACGGCCTACATCGAGTGCAGCTCAAAAACACAGCAG AACATCAAGGCGGTGTTTGATGCGGCGATCAAGGTGGTTCTCCAGCCTCCGAAGCAGAAGCGGAAGAAGAGGAAGTCGCAGAAAGGATGCAGCATCTTGTAA
- the LOC109748475 gene encoding uncharacterized protein, protein MWLGISISKQGQGQGQGAAAVAVVAMLGLCTISIPMSMLPLAAPTIHHEGGAQGGGGNPNPANALVALVNADRAAAKLPALRTTKGLGCMALQCIARCLALSPATACAADGTLAPPCHPPETDITEVYAANCGVELPTVDVVSGRILGCSSQSSDGVSGDALHMANATVVRGREHAQVGAGVDRGGFWCLLFSSGSPNSSFQLEAAGRGIAQQHGCFSDPDATLSCTTSAGHHQTRRLTAGVTSFALAASTLLFLL, encoded by the exons ATGTGGCTTGGGATCTCCATCTCCAAGCAAGGACAAGGACAAGGACAAGGAGCGGCGGCTGTAGCAGTGGTCGCCATGCTCGGCCTCTGCACCATATCCATACCCATGTCGATGCTGCCTCTCGCCGCACCCACCATCCACCACG AAGGAGGCGCTCAAGGCGGAGGGGGGAACCCAAACCCAGCCAACGCGCTGGTGGCGCTGGTGAACGCCGACCGGGCAGCCGCCAAGCTACCCGCCCTCCGCACCACCAAGGGCCTCGGCTGCATGGCGCTGCAGTGCATCGCCCGCTGCCTCGCCCTCTCCCCCGCCACCGCCTGCGCCGCCGACGGCACGCTGGCGCCGCCCTGCCACCCGCCGGAGACTGACATCACCGAGGTCTACGCCGCCAACTGCGGGGTCGAGCTGCCCACGGTCGACGTCGTCTCCGGCCGCATCCTCGGCTGCAGCAGCCAAAGCTCCGACGGCGTCAGCGGGGACGCGCTCCACATGGCCAACGCCACCGTGGTGCGCGGCAGGGAGCACGCGCAGGTGGGCGCCGGCGTCGACCGCGGCGGCTTCTGGTGCCTCCTCTTCAGCAGCGGCAGCCCCAACTCCAGCTTCCAGCTGGAGGCCGCCGGCAGGGGCATCGCCCAGCAGCACGGCTGCTTCAGCGACCCCGACGCCACCCTCTCCTGCACCACCTCCGCCGGCCACCACCAAACCAGACGACTCACCGCCGGAGTCACGTCCTTTGCCTTGGCTGCTTCCACTCTGCTTTTCCTCCTCTAG